Proteins found in one Thalassomonas actiniarum genomic segment:
- the flgE gene encoding flagellar hook protein FlgE — translation MSFSIGLSGLRSTNEQLNVISQNIANVDTSGFKSGRAEFSAIYSGGLPGGVEVADVSSNFDRDGSVINTGRSMDMAISGRGFFVLNNNGETAYTRAGTFNRDASNYIVSNSGAKLQGYPVDSSGALLEGVVTDLQVATGTLQASESSIVNFAANLKADSAIPVTAWNPASIQPDMYNYSQSSTVYDSLGTEHVLTQYFVKTGTSTWDAHYFVDGAAAGTTPTQALTFDASGNLLTPAAAVNLTHNVTNGANNLAIDLSLTDMSQNNADFSLSRNETDGYGAGELKNIRVDDDGSVYGVYTNGQDKLQGKVILADFANPDGLSQGDNTTWTQTFASGAPMLGVPDSGTLGSLSSGAYEGSNVDLTGELVNLMTAQRNYQANAKTISAAEQMTQVLFSSF, via the coding sequence ATGTCTTTTAGTATAGGTTTATCAGGACTTCGCTCCACCAACGAACAGCTGAACGTGATTTCACAAAATATCGCCAACGTGGATACTTCCGGATTTAAATCTGGCCGGGCGGAATTCTCCGCTATCTACAGCGGCGGTTTACCCGGCGGTGTTGAGGTGGCAGATGTTTCCAGCAACTTTGACCGCGACGGCTCAGTGATCAATACCGGCCGCTCTATGGATATGGCCATCAGCGGCCGCGGCTTCTTTGTGCTAAACAACAACGGTGAAACCGCCTATACCCGTGCCGGTACTTTTAACCGCGATGCCAGCAACTATATTGTCAGCAACAGCGGCGCCAAATTGCAGGGTTACCCGGTGGACAGCAGCGGTGCTTTACTTGAGGGTGTGGTTACGGATCTACAGGTAGCAACCGGCACATTACAGGCCAGCGAATCCAGCATAGTAAACTTTGCCGCCAACCTAAAAGCCGATTCGGCGATACCGGTAACCGCCTGGAACCCGGCCAGCATCCAACCGGATATGTACAACTACTCCCAGTCCAGCACGGTTTATGATTCCTTGGGTACAGAGCACGTTCTGACCCAGTACTTTGTTAAAACCGGTACCAGTACCTGGGATGCCCATTATTTTGTCGACGGCGCAGCGGCTGGCACCACGCCAACCCAGGCATTAACTTTTGATGCCAGCGGCAACCTGCTGACTCCGGCGGCTGCAGTAAACCTTACCCATAATGTCACCAACGGCGCCAATAACCTGGCCATTGATCTTTCCCTGACAGATATGAGCCAGAACAACGCCGATTTCAGCTTAAGCCGTAACGAAACCGACGGCTACGGCGCAGGTGAACTGAAAAATATCCGGGTAGACGACGACGGTTCGGTTTATGGCGTCTACACCAACGGTCAGGACAAATTACAGGGCAAAGTCATCCTGGCAGATTTTGCCAACCCGGACGGCCTGAGCCAGGGAGATAACACTACCTGGACCCAAACCTTTGCTTCCGGCGCACCTATGCTGGGTGTGCCCGACAGCGGCACCCTGGGCAGCCTGAGCTCGGGTGCCTATGAAGGTTCCAATGTCGATTTAACCGGCGAGCTGGTGAACCTAATGACCGCCCAGCGCAACTATCAGGCCAATGCCAAGACCATAAGCGCCGCCGAACAGATGACACAAGTGCTGTTCAGCTCGTTCTAA
- a CDS encoding flagellar hook assembly protein FlgD, protein MSAITNDSSSISSSASGLTSGTSTNSAFGLKNEFLEMMVAQIQNQDPLNPLDGTEYVSQLAEFSMVEGIEYLRSGQTEQADLMYTQQVLQSTSLIGKDVLVPASSLAAQQGEKPQGVIKLDGSADKVVLKIKDLNGQVIQEQDWQYVSQDEIAFELDELDENSYLFEVEVHNGENISSQTPWLHRNVEKVSLPSSGGDIQLALTGMGSVSLFSVSEFSQNNS, encoded by the coding sequence ATGTCAGCTATTACTAATGACAGTTCCAGCATCAGCAGCAGTGCCTCTGGCCTGACTTCCGGCACCAGCACCAACTCAGCTTTTGGTTTGAAAAATGAATTCCTGGAAATGATGGTCGCCCAGATACAAAACCAGGATCCGCTCAACCCCCTCGACGGCACCGAATATGTCAGCCAGCTGGCAGAATTCTCCATGGTGGAAGGCATAGAATACCTGCGCAGCGGTCAGACGGAACAGGCAGACTTAATGTACACCCAGCAGGTACTGCAAAGTACTTCGCTGATCGGCAAAGACGTCCTGGTACCGGCTTCATCGCTTGCGGCCCAGCAGGGGGAAAAACCCCAGGGTGTGATCAAGCTTGACGGCAGCGCCGATAAGGTCGTGTTAAAAATCAAAGACTTAAACGGCCAGGTGATCCAGGAGCAAGACTGGCAGTATGTCAGCCAGGATGAAATCGCCTTTGAACTCGACGAGCTCGATGAAAACTCCTACCTGTTTGAAGTTGAAGTACACAACGGGGAAAACATCAGCAGCCAGACCCCCTGGCTACACCGCAACGTGGAAAAAGTCAGCCTGCCGTCCAGCGGCGGCGATATCCAGCTTGCACTTACCGGAATGGGGAGTGTTTCCCTGTTCTCTGTCTCAGAATTTAGCCAGAATAACAGTTAA
- the flgC gene encoding flagellar basal body rod protein FlgC yields MSFNNIYEIAGSAMRSQTLRLNTVASNLANADAAAGSEQEAYRALKPVFSSIYQTSQEEMQVTGASVQMLGVTQSQQAIERRYEPENSLANEEGYVYYSNVNAVDEMADMMSASRSFEGSVEVMRRVNSMQQSLLRLGKG; encoded by the coding sequence ATGTCATTTAACAACATCTATGAAATTGCCGGCAGTGCCATGCGCAGCCAGACACTGAGGTTAAATACCGTAGCCTCCAACCTGGCCAATGCCGATGCTGCCGCCGGCAGCGAACAGGAGGCCTACCGCGCATTAAAACCGGTATTCTCCTCGATTTACCAAACCAGCCAGGAAGAAATGCAGGTCACCGGCGCCAGCGTACAGATGCTGGGGGTAACCCAGTCGCAGCAAGCCATCGAACGCCGCTACGAGCCTGAAAACAGCCTGGCCAATGAAGAAGGTTATGTCTATTACTCCAATGTCAACGCCGTGGATGAAATGGCGGATATGATGTCGGCTTCGCGCAGTTTCGAAGGTTCGGTGGAAGTGATGCGCCGGGTCAACAGTATGCAGCAAAGTTTGTTGCGCTTAGGAAAAGGATAA
- the flgB gene encoding flagellar basal body rod protein FlgB: MAINFDKALGIHPYALQARVQRSEILASNLANVDTPGYLARDYDFKAAMADVESQFNNSGSGFVPQLSMEAQYRVPYQPALDGNTAEMGVEQSKFNNNAMDFQSSLTFLNMKIQGLQKVIDGR; the protein is encoded by the coding sequence ATGGCGATAAATTTTGATAAAGCCTTGGGCATTCATCCCTATGCCTTACAAGCAAGAGTGCAGCGCAGCGAAATACTCGCCAGCAATCTAGCCAATGTTGATACCCCGGGTTATCTGGCCCGGGATTATGACTTTAAAGCCGCCATGGCGGATGTCGAGTCACAGTTTAACAACTCAGGCTCTGGCTTTGTGCCGCAATTGTCCATGGAAGCTCAATATCGCGTGCCCTACCAGCCTGCGCTGGACGGCAATACCGCAGAAATGGGCGTGGAACAAAGCAAATTTAATAACAATGCCATGGATTTTCAGAGCAGCCTTACCTTCCTGAACATGAAAATACAGGGTCTACAAAAAGTAATAGACGGACGCTAA
- the flgA gene encoding flagellar basal body P-ring formation chaperone FlgA, which produces MRKQYFFPGLLLITVLFISGFVRAGEFELQVKNDLQTYAQQMAWPEYRDEINTWLPGKAKQLPVCEQQVQFDLANQSRPPLGRVHYLISCTSPKWQIRAQAKIKVWLDVWHARNDIAVDQVITGGDVYLKNIEISRLNREFFTAGQKVENKRSIRRIRAGKLINGGQLKNVYLVKKGEEVLIRAQQGNFIATMKGTALENGMLGENIKIENNSSKKKIQARVTENGIVETLF; this is translated from the coding sequence ATGCGGAAACAGTATTTTTTCCCTGGCTTGTTACTGATAACGGTTTTATTTATCTCGGGTTTTGTCCGGGCGGGAGAATTTGAGCTGCAAGTGAAAAACGATCTGCAAACTTATGCACAGCAAATGGCATGGCCAGAATACCGGGATGAGATTAATACCTGGCTACCGGGTAAAGCCAAGCAGCTGCCGGTGTGTGAACAGCAGGTTCAATTTGATTTGGCCAACCAGAGCCGGCCGCCGCTTGGCCGGGTGCATTATCTGATCTCCTGTACCAGCCCTAAATGGCAGATCAGGGCGCAGGCAAAAATTAAAGTGTGGTTGGATGTTTGGCATGCGAGAAACGACATCGCCGTTGATCAGGTGATCACTGGTGGTGATGTATATCTGAAAAATATCGAAATCAGCCGCTTAAACCGGGAGTTTTTTACCGCCGGGCAAAAAGTCGAAAACAAACGCAGTATCAGGCGGATACGCGCCGGTAAGCTCATTAACGGCGGGCAGTTAAAAAACGTTTATCTGGTGAAGAAAGGTGAAGAAGTGTTGATCCGGGCGCAGCAGGGAAACTTTATTGCCACCATGAAGGGCACGGCATTGGAAAATGGCATGTTAGGGGAGAACATCAAGATAGAAAATAACTCCTCGAAAAAGAAAATACAGGCCCGGGTGACTGAAAACGGTATCGTTGAAACGTTGTTTTAA
- a CDS encoding calcium-binding protein produces MAIAQGLTNGDDVYVSQLVPTGSETANSISGLGGNDQLQGNGYVDFIDGGSGNDTLWGMGNNDTLIGGTGNDTLFGGNGDDLLLGGDGADRLVGENGNDRLWGATGDDVYYSAAGYSGFDTINDDKSPTGQTGFGGGNDTLVMQDITAAELAIYRIGDDLYVTSKADAADGNIDTGAIIEDFFLGGNNVVEFIAGSDGLGYDTTGWV; encoded by the coding sequence ATGGCAATTGCACAAGGTTTGACCAACGGAGATGATGTCTATGTCTCACAATTAGTGCCTACCGGGAGTGAAACGGCAAATTCCATCAGCGGACTTGGTGGTAATGACCAGCTTCAGGGTAATGGCTATGTAGATTTTATTGACGGCGGCTCAGGCAACGACACCCTCTGGGGCATGGGCAACAACGACACCCTGATCGGCGGTACGGGCAACGACACCCTGTTCGGCGGCAACGGCGATGACCTGCTGTTGGGCGGCGACGGCGCTGACCGTCTTGTCGGCGAAAACGGCAATGACCGCTTATGGGGCGCAACCGGTGACGATGTTTATTATTCGGCAGCGGGTTACAGCGGCTTTGATACCATCAACGATGACAAATCCCCGACAGGCCAAACCGGCTTCGGCGGTGGTAACGACACCCTGGTTATGCAAGACATTACTGCGGCTGAACTGGCCATCTACCGCATTGGCGATGACCTCTATGTGACCTCTAAAGCAGATGCCGCCGACGGTAACATAGACACAGGTGCAATCATCGAAGACTTCTTCCTCGGTGGCAACAATGTGGTTGAGTTTATTGCCGGCTCAGACGGCTTAGGTTACGACACAACCGGTTGGGTATAA
- a CDS encoding type I secretion system permease/ATPase, with amino-acid sequence MRQPSDLILAFRQCRKSFLAIGLFSCGINLLMLVPAFYMLQVYDRVVTSGSGSTLLMLTLVMLFLLAGMGVLDWLRSVILVKVSMKIGLLLNQRIFDGAFKQTLLDGKVQNHLQPMQDLTGLRQFLSGNGVTSFFDAPWVPIYLAVMFFIHPVFGWIGLFAAVIMIIFALLNEHFNKGVQLEASHHNAQAVNYTMSSLRNAEVVQAMGMLTNIRRRWQLYASKALYYQDINGRRSALFVSLSKTVRFILQSAILGAGALLVIQQEMTPGLMIGGSLLLGRALAPIDQLINTWKQFINARNQYQRLNQLLHELPLEAEKTPLPVPEGRITVERLVVAAPGSKAPILKGLNFSLRPGEILGLIGPSAAGKSTLARVLLGIWPASNGKVRLDGADIFLRPADELGQYIGYLPQDVELFEGTIAENIARFNRVDAEAVHLAARQAGVHDMILRLPQGYDTQIGSGGSFLSGGQRQRIGLARALYGQPKLVVLDEPNASLDEQGEVALEKAIQVLKANKTTVIIISHRKHVFTCVDTLFVMNAGVISLGGPREQVLAKLNSVPMPAKTPAAPSSPAPAAPVSAKINKAI; translated from the coding sequence ATGCGCCAACCGTCTGATTTAATCCTGGCATTTAGGCAGTGCCGAAAAAGTTTCCTCGCGATTGGTTTGTTCAGCTGCGGTATTAATCTTTTGATGCTGGTGCCGGCATTTTATATGCTGCAGGTGTATGACCGGGTGGTGACCAGCGGCAGCGGCTCGACCTTGCTGATGCTGACCCTGGTGATGTTGTTTTTATTGGCGGGCATGGGGGTACTGGACTGGCTGCGCAGCGTGATCCTGGTCAAAGTCAGCATGAAAATAGGCTTATTGCTGAACCAGAGAATTTTTGACGGCGCCTTCAAGCAAACGCTGCTCGACGGCAAGGTACAGAACCATTTGCAGCCGATGCAGGATCTGACCGGCTTGCGCCAGTTCCTGTCCGGCAACGGGGTCACCTCTTTTTTTGATGCCCCCTGGGTACCGATTTATCTGGCGGTGATGTTTTTTATCCATCCGGTTTTTGGCTGGATAGGGTTATTTGCCGCCGTGATCATGATTATTTTTGCCCTGCTCAACGAGCATTTCAATAAAGGCGTGCAGCTTGAGGCGAGTCATCATAATGCCCAGGCGGTGAACTATACCATGTCCAGTTTGCGTAATGCCGAAGTGGTCCAGGCCATGGGCATGCTGACAAATATCCGCCGCCGCTGGCAGCTGTATGCCAGCAAAGCCTTGTATTACCAGGATATCAACGGCAGGCGTTCGGCGCTGTTTGTTTCCCTCTCCAAAACCGTGCGTTTTATCCTGCAATCGGCGATTTTAGGCGCCGGCGCCTTGCTGGTGATCCAGCAGGAGATGACCCCGGGTTTGATGATCGGCGGCTCGCTGCTGCTGGGCAGGGCGCTGGCACCTATCGATCAGTTGATCAATACCTGGAAGCAATTTATCAATGCCCGCAACCAATATCAGCGCTTGAACCAATTACTGCATGAGCTGCCGTTGGAAGCGGAAAAAACCCCTTTGCCTGTGCCTGAAGGCCGGATAACGGTTGAGCGCCTGGTGGTGGCAGCCCCCGGGAGCAAGGCGCCGATTTTAAAGGGATTAAACTTTAGCCTCAGGCCGGGGGAGATCTTGGGCCTTATCGGGCCGAGCGCCGCCGGTAAATCGACCCTGGCGCGGGTATTGCTCGGCATATGGCCGGCCTCTAACGGCAAGGTCAGGTTAGACGGCGCCGATATTTTTTTAAGGCCGGCGGATGAGCTCGGTCAGTATATCGGTTATCTGCCCCAGGATGTTGAGTTATTTGAAGGTACCATTGCCGAGAACATTGCCCGCTTTAACCGGGTGGATGCCGAGGCTGTTCATCTGGCTGCCCGGCAGGCGGGGGTGCATGACATGATCCTGCGCCTGCCCCAGGGCTATGATACTCAAATCGGCAGCGGCGGCAGCTTCCTCTCCGGGGGGCAAAGACAGCGTATCGGCCTGGCCCGGGCCCTTTATGGGCAGCCGAAACTGGTGGTGCTGGACGAACCGAATGCCAGTTTGGATGAACAGGGGGAAGTCGCCCTGGAAAAAGCCATCCAGGTCTTAAAAGCCAATAAAACCACAGTGATTATTATTTCCCACCGCAAGCATGTGTTTACCTGTGTGGATACTTTATTCGTGATGAATGCCGGGGTGATTTCACTCGGGGGGCCAAGGGAGCAGGTGCTGGCAAAATTAAACTCTGTGCCTATGCCTGCGAAAACACCGGCTGCGCCGTCGAGCCCCGCGCCCGCCGCCCCGGTTTCGGCCAAGATCAATAAGGCGATATAA
- a CDS encoding HlyD family type I secretion periplasmic adaptor subunit, with the protein MKLISYLKNLVKSTPVSPTGGKGHELNVDATRYHKLGYAFIAVIFAGFGSWSALAPLDSAVIAPATVTVESFKKQVQHLEGGIVKKIYAREGEFVQASQLLLELDDTQIKVQLQLLEGELLTLGAQQARLIAERDNLAEIVFDNLHDGDPRIAEIRKGQQHIFATRLSVKNGEEEILQHKIKQLTASVEGLHGLIASKNKRIRSYEAELTDLRKLMQQGYANKAQIRQLERDQAELEGEVAEHSSQIAGIEIQVGETRLEILQLTKNFQTETADQLDQVHQLLLDKQERLRSLQDILARTRIYAPVAGKVLGLSVHTLGGVIKPGATILELVPQADNLVLDAQVSPADISRLELAQAVELRFNTFKKAATVIAYGEVVNISADSLVNEEAERAYYLARVALSRESLDELEKEGKILLPGMPAEVLIKTGQQTFLDYILQPVTDMLARSFIEE; encoded by the coding sequence ATGAAACTAATCTCTTATCTGAAAAACTTAGTTAAATCTACTCCCGTGTCCCCGACCGGGGGCAAGGGGCATGAACTGAATGTTGATGCGACCAGGTACCATAAACTGGGGTACGCTTTTATTGCAGTGATCTTTGCCGGTTTTGGCAGCTGGTCTGCTTTGGCTCCCCTCGACAGTGCGGTGATTGCACCGGCAACGGTGACGGTAGAGTCTTTTAAAAAGCAGGTGCAGCATCTTGAAGGCGGCATAGTGAAAAAGATTTATGCCCGCGAAGGGGAGTTTGTGCAAGCGTCTCAGTTACTGCTGGAGTTGGACGATACCCAGATCAAGGTGCAGCTGCAGTTGCTGGAAGGGGAGTTGCTGACCCTGGGCGCCCAGCAGGCCCGTTTGATTGCCGAGCGGGATAACCTGGCGGAAATTGTTTTTGACAACTTACACGACGGCGATCCCAGGATCGCAGAAATACGTAAGGGACAGCAGCATATTTTTGCTACCCGGTTAAGTGTGAAAAACGGCGAAGAAGAGATCCTGCAGCATAAAATCAAACAGCTAACGGCCTCGGTGGAAGGGCTTCACGGCCTGATTGCCAGCAAAAACAAAAGGATCCGTTCTTATGAGGCAGAGCTGACGGATCTGCGAAAGCTAATGCAGCAGGGCTATGCCAATAAAGCGCAAATTCGCCAGTTGGAAAGGGATCAGGCGGAGCTGGAAGGGGAAGTTGCCGAACATAGTTCGCAAATTGCCGGGATTGAAATTCAGGTGGGGGAAACCCGGCTGGAGATTTTACAGCTGACGAAAAATTTTCAGACGGAAACCGCCGATCAGCTGGATCAGGTGCACCAGTTGTTGCTGGATAAGCAGGAGCGTTTGCGCTCGCTGCAAGACATACTGGCGCGGACCCGTATCTATGCCCCGGTGGCGGGCAAGGTGTTAGGTTTGTCGGTACATACTTTGGGGGGCGTGATCAAACCGGGGGCGACGATTTTGGAGCTGGTGCCGCAGGCCGATAACCTGGTGCTGGACGCCCAGGTATCACCGGCGGATATCAGCCGTCTGGAACTGGCGCAAGCGGTGGAATTAAGGTTCAACACTTTTAAGAAGGCCGCCACTGTGATCGCCTACGGCGAAGTGGTCAATATTTCCGCCGACAGCCTGGTAAATGAAGAAGCGGAGCGGGCGTATTATCTTGCCAGGGTGGCCCTGAGCCGGGAAAGCCTCGACGAGCTGGAAAAAGAGGGCAAGATCTTATTGCCGGGTATGCCGGCGGAAGTACTGATCAAGACCGGACAGCAAACCTTTCTCGATTATATCCTGCAGCCGGTAACCGATATGCTGGCCCGTTCTTTTATCGAAGAATAA
- the flgM gene encoding flagellar biosynthesis anti-sigma factor FlgM, whose protein sequence is MMKIVNSPLVSAGLNSQASKPAGKESKESAPVPERTTKVDNFLDINNQLASSSDVDMEKVNQVRELIAEGNLTLDVDVLSDAILEMHRR, encoded by the coding sequence ATGATGAAAATAGTCAATAGCCCGCTGGTAAGTGCGGGTTTAAACAGCCAAGCAAGCAAGCCGGCCGGTAAAGAGAGTAAAGAAAGCGCCCCTGTGCCCGAGAGGACGACTAAGGTGGATAACTTCCTGGATATCAACAATCAATTGGCTTCGTCATCCGATGTCGATATGGAAAAAGTGAACCAGGTACGCGAGCTGATCGCCGAGGGTAATCTGACCTTAGACGTGGATGTGCTCAGCGACGCCATTTTGGAAATGCACAGACGATGA
- the flgN gene encoding flagellar protein FlgN — MNNVQQGLRALVNGIKQDIIYYTRFQALLKEQQVAMQRHDSEKLLKVNQRHEKLYQLILAQAKKRKAILLKFGVTADNAGIETVFNSLNHVSKGRVYELWQQLEQLTRDCQQQNEINGRLLAAQHELLNKLIHPQDSGEYAPVML; from the coding sequence ATGAATAATGTTCAACAGGGACTTAGAGCACTGGTCAATGGTATCAAGCAGGATATTATTTACTACACCCGCTTTCAGGCCCTGTTAAAAGAACAACAGGTTGCGATGCAGCGCCATGACAGTGAAAAACTGCTCAAGGTGAATCAGCGCCATGAAAAGCTCTATCAGCTGATTTTAGCCCAGGCGAAAAAACGTAAGGCCATCTTGCTGAAATTTGGCGTGACGGCGGATAACGCGGGCATAGAAACCGTGTTTAACAGCTTAAATCATGTTTCCAAAGGCCGGGTTTACGAGTTGTGGCAACAGCTGGAGCAACTGACCCGGGATTGCCAGCAGCAAAATGAGATCAACGGCCGTTTACTGGCCGCCCAGCACGAATTACTCAATAAACTCATTCACCCGCAAGACAGCGGCGAATACGCACCTGTTATGCTTTAA
- a CDS encoding sugar phosphate isomerase/epimerase family protein, giving the protein MQLSFHKSFWEAQCNNEQELNGLLTKIKQEGYQGTELFLPFYPISSAATLKAHQEHDLAIITGIGTDGDTPQQHLESLERQVEQAITFNPKFINCHTGRDIFSLSDNLKIFNRALELEQEHGINITHETHRFRPTFNTLTTEAILNELPELKLNLDISHWMVVHESDLSDQQARVDALLKSAFHVHARVGYEEGPQVTDPQDPCWQVHLDNHTRLWQSVVNNAAERQEKALTITPEFGPFPYAHVKPHSEQTLTDIWQANYFIKQHLEKQLQIPT; this is encoded by the coding sequence GTGCAGTTATCGTTTCATAAATCATTCTGGGAAGCCCAGTGCAACAATGAGCAAGAGTTAAATGGCTTATTAACCAAGATCAAGCAGGAAGGCTACCAGGGGACGGAATTATTTTTACCTTTTTACCCGATTAGCAGCGCCGCTACCCTTAAAGCCCATCAGGAGCATGATTTAGCCATCATCACCGGCATAGGCACTGACGGTGATACACCACAACAGCACCTGGAAAGCCTTGAGCGCCAGGTAGAGCAAGCCATAACCTTTAATCCCAAATTTATCAATTGCCATACCGGCCGGGATATTTTTTCACTTAGCGATAACCTGAAAATATTCAACCGGGCATTAGAGCTGGAACAGGAACACGGCATTAACATCACCCATGAAACCCACAGGTTCAGGCCTACCTTCAATACCCTGACCACGGAAGCGATTTTAAACGAATTGCCCGAGCTGAAACTGAATCTGGATATCAGCCACTGGATGGTGGTACACGAGTCTGACTTAAGCGATCAACAAGCCCGGGTAGATGCCTTGTTAAAAAGCGCCTTTCATGTTCACGCCAGAGTCGGTTATGAGGAAGGACCGCAAGTTACCGATCCGCAAGATCCCTGTTGGCAGGTACATCTGGATAACCATACCCGCTTATGGCAGTCGGTGGTTAACAATGCTGCTGAGCGCCAAGAAAAAGCACTGACCATCACCCCGGAATTCGGCCCGTTTCCTTATGCCCATGTAAAACCTCACAGTGAACAAACCCTGACAGATATCTGGCAGGCGAATTACTTTATCAAACAGCATTTGGAAAAACAGTTGCAGATCCCGACTTAA
- a CDS encoding phytanoyl-CoA dioxygenase family protein translates to MLSSEQIQQYRQQGFVVLDQVIPQAMLEQVKARAALLVEQWVEDSPSHTFTTKDNNRSGDDYFLESAEKIRCFFEEEAFGEDGKLVQDRSLCINKIGHALHELDPVFSEFSHQGMLGQIARDIGMQQPEIRQSMYIFKQPRIGGEVNWHQDATFFYTTPQSVVTYWFAIEDATLENGCLWVEPAGHLGPLRERFTLDGRTTTMLPLDGTPWPTENGQSVEVKAGSIVVFQGTLPHYSAPNRSNKSRQAYTLHVTDGACEYAKENWLQSRELPLRGFDL, encoded by the coding sequence ATGTTAAGCAGCGAACAAATTCAGCAGTACCGGCAGCAAGGTTTTGTGGTACTGGATCAGGTTATTCCGCAAGCCATGTTGGAACAGGTAAAAGCCCGTGCGGCTTTGCTGGTGGAGCAATGGGTGGAAGACAGCCCGTCGCACACCTTTACCACCAAAGACAATAACCGCAGCGGTGATGATTACTTTCTGGAGTCGGCAGAAAAAATACGCTGTTTTTTTGAAGAAGAAGCTTTTGGCGAAGACGGTAAACTGGTGCAGGATCGCAGCTTATGTATCAATAAAATCGGTCACGCCCTGCATGAGTTAGATCCGGTTTTCTCTGAATTTAGCCACCAGGGCATGTTGGGGCAGATAGCCCGGGACATAGGCATGCAGCAGCCAGAAATTCGCCAATCCATGTATATTTTCAAGCAGCCGAGGATCGGCGGTGAAGTCAACTGGCACCAGGATGCGACCTTTTTCTATACCACGCCGCAAAGCGTTGTGACTTACTGGTTTGCCATTGAAGATGCGACCCTGGAAAACGGTTGTTTATGGGTGGAGCCGGCAGGACATTTAGGGCCGCTGCGTGAGCGTTTTACTCTTGATGGCAGAACTACGACTATGCTGCCGTTAGATGGGACGCCGTGGCCGACAGAAAACGGCCAGTCGGTGGAAGTAAAAGCCGGTAGTATCGTGGTATTTCAGGGGACTTTACCCCATTACAGTGCGCCGAACCGTTCCAATAAGTCTCGCCAGGCGTACACTTTGCACGTGACCGATGGCGCATGTGAATATGCCAAAGAAAACTGGCTGCAGAGCCGGGAGTTGCCGCTCAGGGGTTTTGATCTTTAG
- a CDS encoding LysR family transcriptional regulator: MESSQLSRVNINLLVTLQVLLKERNASATANQLNLSQSSVSKNLAQLRHLFNDPLFHRSARGLIPTAYALALEPKLTSALSAMSQLFSPEEFDLSSYQGCIRLSMQESAFEFIAGAFISKVLSKAPGMKLNTWFKDNISLEQLNQGQLDFVILPHDIGQTPNLGNLLNIRELYRDELVCLVQENHPALSRPWDQDAYLGCRHIHVRDNELGQPVFDKNLAKQGLQRDIAINVPDFNTAGSLCSRSDLVFTTSSTWAKFALSHKPLRQLPMPCPSLPVVYSLIWHQRSDLDPAHLWLKNQIIQAAQSINAKD, translated from the coding sequence TTGGAATCCTCACAACTGTCCCGTGTTAATATCAATTTGCTGGTGACCCTGCAGGTCTTGCTCAAAGAACGCAATGCCTCGGCAACAGCCAACCAACTTAACCTCAGCCAGTCGTCTGTCAGTAAGAACCTCGCTCAGTTGCGCCATTTATTTAATGATCCTTTGTTTCACCGCTCAGCCCGCGGACTCATTCCCACCGCCTATGCCCTGGCGCTGGAACCAAAATTAACCTCGGCGCTGTCGGCCATGAGCCAGCTGTTTTCCCCGGAAGAATTTGATCTCAGCTCCTACCAGGGCTGTATCCGCTTGTCGATGCAGGAAAGCGCCTTTGAATTTATCGCCGGCGCCTTTATCAGCAAAGTGCTGAGTAAGGCTCCGGGTATGAAATTAAATACCTGGTTTAAAGACAACATCAGCCTGGAACAGCTCAACCAGGGACAACTGGACTTTGTCATCCTGCCCCACGATATCGGCCAAACGCCCAATCTAGGTAATCTGTTAAATATCAGAGAATTATACAGGGACGAACTGGTGTGCCTGGTACAGGAGAATCATCCGGCTTTATCCCGGCCCTGGGATCAGGACGCCTACCTGGGCTGCCGCCATATCCATGTGCGCGATAATGAACTCGGCCAGCCGGTCTTTGATAAAAACCTGGCCAAACAAGGCTTGCAGCGTGACATTGCCATCAATGTGCCTGACTTTAATACCGCCGGCAGTTTATGCAGCCGCTCAGATCTGGTGTTTACCACCTCCTCGACCTGGGCCAAATTCGCCCTCAGCCACAAGCCATTGAGACAGCTGCCTATGCCCTGCCCGTCTTTGCCTGTGGTATATTCCCTGATCTGGCATCAGCGCAGCGATCTCGACCCGGCGCATTTATGGTTAAAAAACCAGATTATCCAGGCCGCACAAAGCATTAACGCTAAAGATTAA